Proteins from a genomic interval of Caulobacter rhizosphaerae:
- a CDS encoding HlyD family efflux transporter periplasmic adaptor subunit encodes MPRHAPNGRVLIPVLLATGVLLAACQKGPDVADAQNRPAPVAVARGVVAVEGGLIPIAAPRDGLIAQVSVEEGAHVERGAVMAELDTDRSALLAAQAAAETAQQVAAWRGAQARSSAAAIEAARLMRLALADAATRREAEQAKQAAAVAAAQTDEAARAVDVARARQRLAELERTVRTVRAPASGLILRRTAAVGAAAVAASGTPLFILAPDGPRIVRAELDEAFVDRVTPGAVAWVTDAAGGGRVLKARVLRISPSFEAAALDDQPGGRADGRVLRLVLAFDEPNTLRLGQRVLARIGG; translated from the coding sequence ATGCCCCGCCACGCGCCCAACGGCCGCGTCCTGATTCCGGTCCTGCTGGCGACCGGGGTGCTGCTGGCCGCCTGCCAGAAGGGCCCCGACGTCGCCGACGCCCAGAACCGTCCCGCGCCGGTCGCCGTGGCCCGAGGCGTAGTCGCCGTCGAGGGCGGTCTGATCCCGATCGCCGCGCCGCGCGACGGGCTGATCGCCCAGGTCAGTGTCGAGGAGGGCGCGCATGTCGAGCGCGGCGCGGTGATGGCTGAGCTCGACACCGACCGCAGCGCCTTGCTGGCGGCCCAGGCGGCGGCGGAGACCGCCCAGCAGGTGGCAGCCTGGCGAGGCGCTCAGGCGCGGTCCTCGGCGGCGGCGATCGAAGCCGCGCGCCTGATGCGATTGGCCTTGGCCGACGCCGCCACCCGGCGCGAAGCCGAACAGGCCAAGCAGGCGGCGGCGGTGGCGGCCGCCCAGACCGACGAGGCGGCTCGCGCCGTGGACGTAGCGCGAGCTCGCCAACGCCTGGCCGAGCTGGAACGGACCGTCCGCACGGTTCGAGCCCCGGCGTCGGGCCTGATCCTGCGCCGCACGGCGGCGGTGGGCGCGGCGGCGGTGGCTGCGTCAGGAACACCCCTGTTCATCCTGGCGCCCGACGGACCCCGGATCGTCCGCGCCGAACTGGACGAGGCCTTTGTCGACCGGGTCACGCCCGGCGCTGTCGCCTGGGTCACCGACGCCGCCGGCGGGGGGCGCGTGCTGAAGGCGCGGGTGCTTCGAATCTCGCCGTCCTTCGAGGCCGCGGCCCTGGACGACCAGCCCGGCGGCCGGGCCGATGGCCGGGTGCTGCGCCTGGTCCTGGCGTTCGACGAGCCCAACACCCTGCGGTTGGGTCAGCGCGTGTTGGCGAGGATCGGCGGATGA
- a CDS encoding permease, which yields MSPALTSTGLGLLAFCIVTEIGRELCFKAASDGADGKPAYLAALAIQPLLWAGIVFWFVEMVAWVVVLETTPLGLAFPIMTLTYAGVPLAGTLILKERLTPVQIAGTALVAAGVTCVGLSGL from the coding sequence GTGAGCCCGGCCCTGACCTCCACTGGCCTGGGCTTGCTGGCCTTTTGCATCGTCACCGAGATCGGCCGCGAGCTGTGCTTCAAGGCTGCTTCCGACGGCGCCGACGGCAAGCCCGCCTATCTGGCCGCCCTGGCGATCCAGCCGCTGCTGTGGGCCGGGATCGTCTTCTGGTTCGTCGAGATGGTCGCCTGGGTGGTGGTGCTGGAGACCACGCCGCTGGGCCTGGCTTTTCCGATCATGACCCTGACCTACGCCGGCGTGCCCCTGGCCGGCACGCTGATCCTCAAGGAGCGCCTCACTCCTGTCCAGATCGCGGGCACGGCCCTGGTCGCCGCCGGCGTCACCTGCGTGGGGCTGTCGGGCCTGTGA
- a CDS encoding fatty acid desaturase family protein codes for MAWTGWDLIPVAAALAHLAFVVWIVVGSANRPWWGQLLCGFGYALAISWNVNGVSHNFLHTPYFRSKALNRAFSLLESVAIGFSQTFYTWVHLRHHEGNSDRPGPDGETRDWLSIYRHGKEGQPESVWSYVFLGFFRDSGGSVYQALKARGRDADARWGRIELAAVAVFAIGMAVIDWRAVLFLLPFYYLGECLSQLNGYYEHFNGDPETPIAWGVSSYDPVYNLTWFNNGHHAEHHYRPAVHWTRLPALRRALVEQQAAHGVHVIGPAHALGFLARANRRPRDAERAVRP; via the coding sequence ATGGCCTGGACGGGGTGGGACTTGATCCCGGTCGCCGCCGCCTTGGCGCACCTGGCCTTTGTGGTCTGGATCGTGGTCGGCTCGGCCAATCGGCCCTGGTGGGGCCAACTGCTGTGCGGCTTCGGTTACGCCCTGGCGATCAGCTGGAACGTCAACGGCGTGTCTCACAACTTCCTGCACACGCCATACTTCCGATCCAAGGCCCTGAACCGCGCCTTCTCGCTGCTGGAGTCGGTGGCCATCGGCTTTTCCCAGACCTTCTACACCTGGGTCCATCTGCGCCATCATGAGGGCAACAGCGATCGACCCGGCCCGGACGGCGAGACCCGCGACTGGCTGTCGATCTATCGCCACGGCAAGGAAGGTCAGCCCGAGAGCGTCTGGTCCTACGTGTTCCTGGGCTTCTTCCGCGACAGCGGCGGCTCGGTCTACCAGGCGCTGAAGGCGCGTGGCCGCGACGCCGACGCCCGCTGGGGCCGCATCGAGCTCGCCGCCGTGGCGGTGTTCGCGATCGGCATGGCCGTGATCGACTGGCGCGCGGTGCTGTTCCTGCTGCCGTTCTATTATCTGGGCGAATGCCTCTCGCAGCTGAACGGCTATTACGAGCACTTCAACGGCGATCCGGAGACCCCGATCGCCTGGGGCGTCTCCAGCTACGACCCGGTCTACAATCTCACCTGGTTCAACAACGGCCACCACGCCGAACACCACTACCGACCAGCCGTCCACTGGACCCGGCTCCCGGCCCTGCGTCGCGCCCTGGTCGAGCAGCAGGCGGCCCACGGCGTTCACGTGATCGGCCCGGCCCACGCTCTGGGCTTTCTGGCCCGCGCCAATCGCCGGCCGCGCGACGCGGAACGGGCGGTGCGGCCATGA
- a CDS encoding EamA family transporter, with amino-acid sequence MTAIAPAPRRRLAPMVLFAILPLLTLGYQIAAKASAGHLAGIRFDGDWLLNAIRMPTVQIVLVCEVASFVAWMTVLAEMPLSAAFPLSAVSYVLIIAASALVFHEPVGLLQVVGSLAILVGVWLIGRGGHETPPGPVA; translated from the coding sequence ATGACCGCCATCGCCCCCGCGCCCCGCCGCCGCCTCGCGCCCATGGTGTTGTTCGCCATCCTGCCACTGCTGACCCTGGGCTACCAGATCGCGGCCAAAGCCTCGGCTGGCCATCTGGCGGGGATTCGTTTCGACGGCGACTGGCTGCTGAACGCCATCCGCATGCCGACGGTCCAGATCGTGCTGGTTTGCGAGGTCGCCAGTTTCGTCGCCTGGATGACGGTGCTGGCCGAGATGCCGCTCAGCGCCGCCTTCCCGTTGTCGGCGGTCAGCTATGTGCTGATCATCGCCGCCAGCGCGCTGGTGTTTCACGAGCCCGTGGGCCTGCTGCAGGTCGTGGGCAGTTTGGCCATCCTGGTCGGCGTCTGGCTGATCGGACGGGGCGGGCACGAGACGCCTCCAGGACCGGTCGCATGA
- a CDS encoding RNA polymerase sigma factor, translating into MTMDAASHLSALAAAYLERREDMRRFFLARLGGGADVEDLVQELYLKVQGAAGETIENPPAYLYRLASNLMLDRLRRAKRSGARETEWRRTHHATVGALDVADTPDAESAVIARQRLEKLSKALETLSPVTQRVFRLHKFEGLTHAETAERMGISRSAVEKHVSLALGHLLKRVGP; encoded by the coding sequence ATGACGATGGACGCCGCCTCTCACCTTTCGGCGCTCGCGGCCGCCTATCTGGAACGTCGCGAGGACATGCGGCGGTTCTTCCTGGCGCGGCTGGGCGGCGGGGCGGACGTCGAGGATCTGGTCCAGGAACTCTATCTCAAGGTCCAGGGCGCTGCCGGCGAGACGATCGAGAATCCACCGGCCTATCTCTATCGCCTGGCCTCGAACCTGATGTTGGATCGCCTGCGCCGGGCCAAGCGCTCGGGCGCCCGCGAGACCGAATGGCGGCGGACCCACCACGCCACCGTCGGCGCGCTCGACGTGGCCGACACCCCGGACGCCGAAAGCGCCGTGATCGCCCGCCAGCGGCTGGAAAAGCTGTCGAAGGCGCTGGAAACGCTGTCGCCGGTCACCCAGCGCGTCTTCCGCCTGCACAAGTTCGAGGGCCTGACCCACGCCGAGACCGCCGAGCGGATGGGCATTTCGCGCAGCGCGGTCGAGAAGCACGTCAGCTTGGCCCTGGGCCACTTGCTCAAGCGGGTGGGCCCATGA
- a CDS encoding GNAT family N-acetyltransferase gives MFEAWVLTTLDDLPRGEWDALFGGALEGFDYLRAIEAAGLAGFDWRYVLVHRDGRLVGAAPAFITDYRLETTFEGQGRRIAERVRSLAPGLMTPKLACLGSPCTETATVGFAPDLPQPDRAAVLTALIRAFEDDAARSGCVLTGVKDADHAQAELWSRATAAAGYSPVPGQPIADLPIDFSDLEVYLAGLSSGARRDMRRKLRSRSGVRVELRSSLGADLPRAMALYHQTLARASAQLETLTPAFFTEVASRMPGRAVFVLYYAGDDLLAFNLLLEDGEVLLDKFFCMEAERGRAHNLYFLSWFFNLERCLARGLKRYRSGQANLGDKVRLGSRLTPATMYFRHRNGLLNGALRALAPLVMGDPLEGLAA, from the coding sequence ATGTTTGAGGCCTGGGTCCTGACCACGCTGGACGACCTGCCGCGGGGCGAGTGGGACGCGTTGTTCGGCGGCGCCCTCGAAGGCTTCGACTACCTGCGCGCCATCGAGGCCGCGGGCTTGGCCGGCTTTGATTGGCGCTATGTCCTGGTCCATCGCGACGGCCGGCTGGTCGGCGCGGCGCCGGCCTTCATCACCGACTATCGCCTGGAGACGACATTCGAAGGGCAGGGGCGCCGGATCGCCGAGCGGGTCAGAAGCTTGGCCCCGGGCCTGATGACGCCCAAGCTGGCCTGCCTGGGCTCGCCCTGCACCGAGACCGCCACGGTCGGCTTCGCGCCCGACTTGCCGCAGCCGGATCGCGCCGCCGTTCTCACCGCCCTGATCCGCGCCTTCGAGGACGACGCCGCGCGATCCGGCTGCGTCCTGACCGGTGTGAAGGACGCCGACCACGCCCAGGCCGAGCTGTGGTCGCGGGCCACCGCCGCCGCCGGCTACAGCCCCGTGCCCGGCCAGCCGATCGCCGACCTGCCCATCGATTTCTCCGACCTTGAGGTCTATCTCGCCGGCCTCTCCAGTGGCGCGCGGCGCGACATGCGGCGCAAGCTGAGGTCGCGGTCCGGCGTGCGGGTGGAGTTGCGGTCTTCGCTCGGCGCCGATTTGCCCCGAGCCATGGCGCTCTACCACCAGACCCTGGCTCGAGCCTCGGCTCAGCTGGAGACCTTGACCCCGGCCTTCTTCACCGAGGTGGCGTCGCGCATGCCCGGCCGGGCGGTCTTCGTGCTGTACTACGCCGGCGACGACCTGCTGGCCTTCAACCTGCTGCTGGAGGACGGCGAGGTCCTGCTCGACAAGTTCTTCTGCATGGAGGCCGAGCGCGGCCGGGCCCACAACCTCTATTTCCTGAGTTGGTTCTTCAACCTCGAGCGCTGCCTGGCGCGGGGCCTCAAGCGCTATCGCAGCGGCCAGGCCAATCTCGGAGACAAGGTGCGGCTGGGCAGCCGGCTGACCCCGGCGACGATGTATTTTCGCCATCGCAACGGCTTGCTGAACGGCGCCCTGCGCGCCCTGGCGCCGCTGGTCATGGGCGATCCGCTGGAAGGGCTGGCCGCATGA
- a CDS encoding alpha/beta hydrolase yields MSVQPLRLAGCSGHGVLLVHGLTGAPAEMKPLAKRLARRGFEVHAPLLAGHGADEATLLRTTWRDWLDGLVEAYDRFAAEVDTVSVAGICVGGALGLMLAAERPSVRAAAVYSMTFEYDGWNMPRFAVAAPVIQLVANLPGVRRLAWAETHPFGLKDERLRGLAERAPGGLIEGAIDRLPLGALYQMYRMNRRLERIGKTIQTPTLILHASDDDMSHPRNAYRLETALGGPTRLHLLDDSYHMIHVDQERDRVAALTAAFFGEDAPYAVESLEMRSHV; encoded by the coding sequence ATGAGCGTCCAGCCCCTGCGCCTGGCGGGCTGCTCGGGCCACGGCGTTCTGCTGGTCCATGGCCTGACCGGCGCGCCGGCCGAAATGAAGCCGCTGGCCAAGCGCCTGGCGCGGCGGGGCTTCGAGGTCCACGCGCCGCTGCTGGCCGGCCATGGGGCCGATGAGGCCACCCTGCTGCGCACCACCTGGCGTGACTGGCTTGACGGCTTGGTCGAGGCCTATGACCGGTTCGCGGCAGAGGTCGACACCGTGTCGGTGGCCGGCATTTGCGTGGGCGGCGCCCTGGGGCTGATGTTGGCGGCCGAACGGCCCAGCGTCCGCGCCGCGGCGGTCTATTCGATGACCTTCGAATACGATGGCTGGAACATGCCGCGGTTCGCCGTGGCCGCGCCGGTGATCCAGCTGGTCGCCAACCTGCCCGGCGTGCGCCGTCTGGCCTGGGCCGAGACCCATCCGTTCGGCCTCAAGGACGAGCGCTTGCGCGGCCTGGCCGAGCGGGCGCCGGGCGGACTGATCGAGGGCGCCATCGACCGCCTGCCGCTGGGCGCCCTCTACCAGATGTACCGCATGAACCGGCGGCTGGAGCGCATCGGCAAGACCATCCAGACGCCGACCCTGATCCTGCACGCCAGCGACGACGACATGAGCCATCCGCGCAACGCCTATCGCCTGGAGACGGCGCTGGGCGGGCCCACGCGGCTGCACCTGCTCGACGACAGCTATCACATGATCCACGTCGACCAGGAGCGCGACCGGGTGGCGGCGCTGACGGCGGCCTTCTTCGGCGAGGACGCCCCGTACGCCGTCGAGAGTCTCGAGATGAGGTCCCATGTTTGA
- a CDS encoding aspartate aminotransferase family protein, with protein MYDAEHPILDEAALRELEAQYCSYGDTVHYLPDPKFFDGCEGSFMHDAQGRQFLDLQMWYSAVNFGYRNPRLNAVAHRQLDTLPQVASQYLHREKVELAALIAQDAERKFGRKGRVHFNVGGAQAVEDSLKLVRNASNGKQLMFAFEGGYHGRTLGASAITSSYRYRRRFGHFSDRAQFIEFPYHFRGPKGMSKEEYGAACVARFARLFETEYNGVLDTKTGQAEYAAFYVEPIQGTGGYVIPPPNFFIELKKVLDQHGILLVVDEIQMGMYRTGKLWSIEHFGVQPDVLVFGKALTNGLNPLSGVWAREELINPEIFPPGSTHSTFNSNPMGTAVALETLRMTAEVDYGAQVMEKGAYFLEGLKDLQTRWPQIGDVDGLGLALRAEICEADGFTPNKALLNRMEAEGMKGDIEIDGKRYGLILDVGGYYKNVITLAPSLEISRDEIDLALKLLDAVLRRCVD; from the coding sequence ATGTATGACGCCGAACACCCCATTCTCGATGAAGCGGCCCTGCGCGAGCTCGAGGCCCAGTACTGCTCCTATGGCGACACCGTCCACTACCTGCCCGATCCCAAGTTCTTCGACGGTTGCGAGGGCTCGTTCATGCACGATGCCCAGGGCCGCCAGTTCCTGGACCTGCAGATGTGGTACTCGGCCGTCAATTTCGGCTACCGCAACCCGCGCCTGAACGCCGTCGCCCACCGCCAGCTCGACACCCTGCCGCAGGTGGCCAGCCAGTACCTGCACCGCGAGAAGGTCGAGTTGGCGGCGCTGATCGCCCAGGACGCCGAGAGGAAGTTCGGCCGCAAGGGCCGGGTCCACTTCAACGTCGGCGGCGCCCAGGCGGTCGAGGACTCGCTGAAGCTGGTGCGCAACGCATCAAACGGCAAGCAGCTGATGTTCGCCTTCGAGGGCGGCTATCACGGCCGCACCCTGGGCGCTTCGGCGATCACGTCGTCGTACCGCTATCGCCGGCGCTTCGGCCACTTTAGCGACCGCGCCCAGTTCATTGAATTCCCGTACCATTTCCGCGGCCCCAAGGGCATGAGCAAGGAAGAGTACGGCGCGGCCTGCGTGGCCAGGTTCGCCCGCCTGTTCGAGACCGAATACAACGGCGTGCTCGACACCAAGACCGGCCAGGCCGAATACGCCGCCTTCTATGTCGAACCCATCCAGGGCACCGGCGGCTATGTGATCCCGCCGCCCAACTTCTTCATCGAGCTGAAGAAGGTCCTCGACCAGCACGGAATCCTGCTGGTGGTCGACGAGATCCAGATGGGCATGTACCGGACCGGAAAACTGTGGTCGATCGAACACTTCGGCGTGCAACCTGATGTGCTGGTGTTCGGCAAGGCCCTGACCAACGGCCTCAACCCGCTGTCGGGCGTCTGGGCCCGCGAGGAGCTGATCAACCCGGAGATCTTCCCGCCCGGCTCGACCCACTCGACCTTCAATTCCAACCCGATGGGCACGGCCGTGGCGCTGGAGACCCTGCGGATGACCGCCGAGGTCGATTACGGCGCCCAGGTCATGGAAAAGGGCGCCTACTTCCTGGAGGGCCTGAAGGATCTGCAGACGCGCTGGCCGCAGATCGGCGACGTCGACGGCCTGGGCCTGGCCCTGCGCGCCGAGATCTGCGAGGCCGACGGCTTCACCCCCAACAAGGCCCTGCTCAACCGCATGGAAGCCGAGGGGATGAAGGGCGACATCGAGATCGACGGCAAGCGCTACGGCCTGATCCTCGACGTCGGCGGCTACTACAAGAACGTCATCACCCTGGCTCCCTCGCTGGAGATCAGCAGGGACGAGATCGACCTGGCCCTGAAGCTCCTGGACGCCGTCCTGCGCCGCTGCGTCGACTGA
- a CDS encoding MtnX-like HAD-IB family phosphatase, with protein MRIFCDFDGTIAKVDTTDLVLTRLADPAWEDLEARWTRGEITAAACMRGQIALIGGDEAALDAVLDSVELADGFAEFVAWCQANAVPLTVVSDGVDRFIARILGRHGLDHLPVVANRLAGAALARSLEQPWSRAGCAAGSGVCKCQVAAAEAPSDDFMVFIGDGRSDFCVSGRADLLFARDKLAAYARSRAMPHHEFSDFHTITTTLAAAHGRLIRRAAI; from the coding sequence ATGCGGATTTTTTGCGATTTCGACGGCACCATCGCCAAGGTCGACACCACCGATCTCGTGCTGACCCGCCTGGCCGACCCGGCCTGGGAAGACCTCGAGGCGCGGTGGACACGGGGCGAGATCACGGCCGCCGCGTGCATGCGCGGCCAGATCGCCCTGATCGGCGGCGACGAGGCGGCGCTGGACGCGGTGCTGGACAGCGTCGAACTGGCCGACGGTTTTGCCGAGTTCGTCGCCTGGTGCCAGGCCAACGCCGTCCCGCTGACCGTGGTCAGCGACGGGGTCGACCGTTTCATCGCCCGGATCCTGGGTCGCCATGGCCTGGATCATCTGCCGGTGGTGGCCAATCGCCTGGCCGGGGCGGCGCTGGCGCGGTCGCTGGAGCAGCCCTGGTCGCGCGCCGGCTGCGCGGCCGGTTCCGGCGTCTGCAAGTGCCAGGTCGCCGCCGCCGAGGCGCCGAGCGACGACTTCATGGTCTTCATTGGCGACGGGCGTTCGGACTTCTGCGTCTCGGGCCGCGCCGACCTGCTGTTCGCCCGCGACAAGCTGGCCGCCTACGCCCGCTCGCGCGCCATGCCGCACCACGAGTTCTCGGACTTCCACACCATCACCACGACGCTCGCCGCGGCCCATGGCCGCCTGATCCGTCGCGCCGCCATCTGA
- a CDS encoding TolC family protein, with amino-acid sequence MIRFALAAVLAVTPATTSAGSPRAPTPAPGAASLAANPWSPTLDDPVLADLLAHAELGSLDIRMALARLEKARADVDLARAGGRPRLTIGAEAAIGGADFSSSSAGAGAPVLGGYEVDLFHRLKHGQEAAKSDEAAALQDVAAARQLVLAEVARTYVGLRADQEHRAAAQLRASLAGQIEDLIRRKTVEGSARDEELTSARTAQTRARAEVQRAKHAVEADRMRLGLLLGQDKLIDEPAYAGDEIPATPSTTTIASEAVLARPDIQAAFARLQAADARRAEAVAASRPRFTLTAGVGSGDTDLLYLLDVRALAWAVAGGLTHELLDGGAAKARKRGAEAEAQLAELAYRKTVGEAWGQARLNLAALQDAATAEAVAKRSWTQAVRAFGTGQMRHDDGDIDGLALAALEAGAADADVALTNAQAVRAQDYVDLLLALGGHAT; translated from the coding sequence ATGATCAGGTTCGCGCTTGCCGCCGTCCTGGCCGTGACGCCCGCGACGACGTCGGCCGGGTCGCCGCGCGCCCCGACACCAGCGCCGGGCGCCGCGTCGCTCGCGGCGAACCCTTGGTCGCCGACCCTCGACGATCCCGTCCTGGCCGACCTGCTGGCCCACGCGGAGCTGGGTTCCTTGGACATCCGCATGGCCCTGGCGCGGCTGGAGAAGGCGCGGGCCGATGTCGATCTGGCCCGGGCCGGCGGCAGGCCGCGCCTGACGATCGGCGCCGAGGCCGCGATCGGCGGGGCCGACTTCTCGTCGAGCAGCGCCGGGGCCGGCGCGCCCGTGCTGGGCGGCTACGAGGTTGATCTTTTTCATCGCCTGAAGCACGGCCAGGAGGCGGCCAAGTCGGACGAGGCCGCCGCCCTGCAGGACGTCGCCGCCGCGCGCCAACTGGTGCTGGCCGAGGTGGCTCGGACCTATGTGGGCCTGCGGGCCGATCAGGAGCATCGCGCGGCCGCCCAACTCCGGGCGAGCCTGGCGGGACAAATCGAGGACCTGATCCGCCGCAAGACGGTGGAGGGCTCGGCCCGTGACGAGGAGCTGACGTCGGCGCGGACGGCCCAGACGCGGGCGCGCGCCGAGGTCCAGCGCGCCAAGCACGCCGTGGAGGCTGACCGGATGCGGCTGGGCTTGTTGCTGGGACAGGACAAGCTCATCGACGAGCCGGCCTATGCGGGCGACGAGATTCCGGCCACGCCATCGACGACCACGATCGCGTCCGAAGCCGTCCTGGCGCGTCCCGACATTCAGGCCGCGTTCGCCCGCCTGCAGGCCGCCGACGCCCGTCGGGCCGAGGCCGTCGCCGCGTCGCGTCCGAGATTCACGCTGACCGCCGGCGTCGGGTCCGGCGACACCGATCTGCTCTATCTGCTGGACGTGCGGGCGCTGGCCTGGGCGGTCGCCGGCGGGCTGACCCACGAACTGCTGGACGGGGGCGCCGCCAAGGCTCGCAAGCGCGGCGCCGAGGCCGAGGCGCAGCTGGCCGAACTGGCCTACCGAAAGACAGTTGGCGAGGCCTGGGGCCAAGCCCGGCTGAACCTGGCGGCCTTGCAGGACGCCGCCACCGCCGAAGCCGTGGCGAAGAGGTCCTGGACCCAGGCCGTCCGGGCCTTCGGAACCGGACAGATGCGGCACGATGACGGCGACATCGACGGACTGGCCCTGGCCGCCCTGGAGGCCGGGGCCGCCGACGCCGACGTGGCCCTGACCAACGCCCAGGCCGTCCGCGCCCAGGACTATGTCGACCTGCTGCTGGCTTTGGGCGGACATGCGACGTGA
- a CDS encoding ABC transporter permease yields the protein MTGLALKTLLFDWRRFAPAAVAVGFSGLLVLLQAGLILGVFSLASVYVTKSSADLWVGFPGVQSIDLGRPIDGATELFLRADPRIAQVEPFYWGSGEWRTSRHGMVNVYIVGLDPRPGAMVLSDVLPTDLRVVLGEPDAVLVDRADLAKLETGVGGLAEINGRRVRIVGVTEGLRALGGVNVIASAATARRLDPAIGVGEGAAYFTARLNDPSQARAVAAGLREVGRRRGFEPMTSQTFADRSVRYWLAESGAGVAFVFGSAVAILVAVIVTSQTLAAAVAASLKDYAALRALGFTIGALRAIVLAQTAWIAAAGVLLAGALAAVLAIAARLGDTPLVLTAPMVAAAIGLVALVAFGSGLWALRRVARADPAVLLL from the coding sequence ATGACCGGCCTCGCGCTCAAGACCCTGCTGTTCGACTGGCGCCGGTTTGCGCCTGCCGCCGTGGCCGTCGGCTTCTCGGGCCTGCTGGTCCTGCTGCAGGCGGGCCTGATCCTGGGCGTGTTCTCCCTGGCCAGCGTTTATGTGACCAAATCCTCGGCCGATCTGTGGGTCGGGTTTCCGGGCGTGCAGAGCATCGACCTGGGCCGGCCGATCGACGGGGCGACCGAGCTCTTCCTGCGCGCCGACCCGCGCATCGCCCAGGTCGAGCCCTTCTATTGGGGCTCGGGCGAATGGCGCACCAGTCGTCACGGCATGGTCAATGTCTATATCGTCGGCCTGGACCCGAGGCCTGGCGCGATGGTGTTGTCCGACGTTCTGCCGACCGACCTGCGCGTCGTCCTGGGCGAGCCGGACGCGGTGCTGGTCGACCGCGCCGACCTCGCGAAACTGGAGACCGGCGTCGGCGGTCTGGCCGAGATCAACGGTCGGCGGGTGAGGATCGTTGGGGTGACCGAGGGCCTGCGCGCTCTGGGCGGCGTCAACGTCATCGCCTCAGCCGCCACGGCCCGGCGCCTCGATCCCGCGATCGGCGTCGGGGAGGGCGCGGCCTACTTCACCGCCCGGCTGAACGATCCATCGCAGGCCCGCGCCGTCGCCGCCGGCCTGCGCGAGGTGGGGCGCCGGCGCGGCTTCGAGCCGATGACCAGCCAGACCTTCGCCGACCGCAGCGTCCGCTACTGGCTGGCTGAGTCCGGGGCCGGGGTGGCCTTCGTGTTCGGCAGCGCCGTGGCGATCCTGGTGGCGGTGATCGTCACAAGCCAGACCCTGGCGGCGGCGGTCGCGGCCTCGCTCAAGGACTACGCGGCCTTGCGCGCCCTGGGTTTCACCATCGGCGCCCTGCGCGCCATTGTCCTGGCCCAGACCGCCTGGATCGCGGCGGCCGGCGTGCTGCTTGCCGGCGCCTTGGCCGCCGTCCTGGCGATAGCGGCGCGGCTGGGCGACACGCCGCTGGTCTTGACCGCGCCGATGGTCGCCGCCGCGATCGGCCTGGTGGCGCTGGTCGCCTTCGGCTCGGGCCTGTGGGCGCTGCGCCGAGTCGCGCGGGCCGATCCGGCCGTGTTGCTTCTGTGA
- a CDS encoding ABC transporter ATP-binding protein: MTISLRAEAVRKHYGEGVLRIDALHPVSLSLRPGELVMITGPSGSGKSTLLAILSGLLSPDAGSVEALGRALVPMSADQRDRFRLAHSGFIFQGFHLLPALTASEQVEIVLRRLGASAREARSRAVQALAAVGLERRMSNRPGELSGGEKQRVAIARALAKRPALIFADEPTSALDSDNGRQIAALLRAEAHASGATVVCVTHDARLADQADQVLRMEDGRMLA, from the coding sequence GTGACCATTTCCCTGCGCGCCGAGGCGGTGCGGAAGCACTACGGCGAGGGCGTTCTAAGGATCGACGCCCTGCATCCCGTCAGCCTGAGCCTGAGGCCCGGCGAGCTGGTGATGATCACCGGTCCGTCCGGCTCGGGGAAGTCGACCCTGCTGGCGATCCTGTCAGGCCTGCTGAGCCCCGACGCCGGTTCGGTCGAGGCCCTGGGCCGCGCCTTGGTCCCGATGAGCGCCGACCAGCGTGATCGCTTCCGGCTGGCTCATTCCGGCTTCATCTTCCAAGGCTTCCACCTGCTGCCCGCCCTGACCGCCAGCGAGCAGGTCGAGATCGTGCTGCGGCGGCTGGGCGCTTCGGCGCGGGAGGCGCGGTCGCGGGCCGTCCAGGCCCTGGCGGCGGTGGGGCTGGAGCGAAGGATGTCCAACCGTCCCGGTGAGCTGTCGGGCGGAGAGAAACAGCGCGTGGCCATCGCCCGGGCCCTGGCCAAGCGGCCGGCCCTGATCTTCGCGGACGAGCCGACCTCGGCCCTGGATTCCGACAACGGGCGGCAGATCGCGGCCCTGTTGCGGGCCGAGGCCCACGCCAGCGGCGCCACCGTGGTCTGTGTCACCCACGACGCCCGGCTGGCCGACCAAGCCGACCAGGTGCTGCGGATGGAGGACGGCCGGATGCTGGCGTAA